A window of the Mucilaginibacter sp. cycad4 genome harbors these coding sequences:
- the uvrC gene encoding excinuclease ABC subunit UvrC, with translation MSEKFDYRAALKNIPHKPGVYQYWDSEQELIYIGKAKDLRNRVGSYFNQDIHINAKTRVLVSKIRAITFTIVDTEVDAWLLENSMIKKHQPRYNVMLKDDKTYPWIIIKNENYPRIFWTRRIIKDGSKYLGPYASVSMMHNILGLIRETYPLRTCNLQLTRENIDKGKFKVCLEYQLGNCKGPCQNFQTEDDYDNSIEEIKDILNGKIGAVLRRLKSEMEAAAMEMNFELAHRLKRKFELLENYQSKSTVVNSSITDVDVFSIASEEKLAFVNFLKVMNGTIIQTQTIELKKRLDESDEELLTLAISEFRSRYNSDSKEIIVPFDIDLEDHPNIKFTVPKLGEKRKLLDLSQKNVQFFKKEKIDQYEKLNPEIRTERLLTQMMKDLRMNQLPRHIECFDNSNFQGKYPVSAIVVFKDGKPSKKDYRHFNVKTVEGPNDFATMEEAVHRRYRRILDEGTELPQLIVIDGGKGQLSSAMHSLKLLGIDKKVTVIGIAKRLEELYYPNDQYPMYLDKKSETLKVIQHLRDEAHRFGITFHRKKRDKGTLVTELELIEGIGKTTAEKLLKYFKSVKKIREANEEMLLEVVNLKQAKAILAYFNTGAEVEQL, from the coding sequence GTGAGCGAGAAATTCGATTATAGAGCAGCTTTAAAAAACATCCCTCACAAACCCGGGGTTTACCAGTACTGGGATAGTGAGCAGGAACTGATATATATTGGCAAGGCCAAAGACCTGCGTAATCGCGTTGGTTCATATTTTAACCAGGATATCCATATCAATGCTAAAACACGGGTGTTGGTATCCAAGATCCGCGCTATAACTTTCACTATCGTTGATACTGAGGTTGATGCCTGGCTGCTGGAAAACAGCATGATCAAAAAGCATCAGCCGCGCTACAACGTAATGCTGAAGGATGATAAAACCTACCCATGGATTATCATTAAAAACGAAAATTACCCGCGTATTTTCTGGACCCGCCGCATCATCAAAGACGGATCCAAATATCTTGGCCCATACGCATCGGTGAGCATGATGCATAACATTTTAGGATTGATCAGGGAAACCTATCCCCTGCGTACCTGTAACCTGCAGCTTACCCGCGAAAACATTGACAAGGGCAAGTTTAAGGTTTGCCTGGAATACCAACTGGGCAATTGTAAAGGCCCCTGCCAAAATTTCCAGACGGAAGATGATTACGATAACAGCATTGAAGAGATCAAGGATATCCTGAACGGGAAAATCGGCGCAGTGCTCCGCAGATTAAAAAGCGAGATGGAAGCTGCTGCTATGGAAATGAATTTTGAACTTGCTCACCGGCTAAAACGGAAGTTTGAACTGCTGGAAAATTATCAGAGTAAATCAACCGTTGTTAACTCTTCTATTACGGATGTAGATGTATTCAGCATTGCATCTGAAGAGAAACTGGCCTTTGTAAACTTTTTGAAGGTTATGAACGGTACTATCATTCAAACGCAAACCATCGAGCTGAAAAAACGGCTTGATGAAAGCGATGAGGAATTGCTCACGCTGGCTATATCTGAGTTCAGGAGCCGTTATAACAGCGATAGCAAGGAAATCATCGTACCATTTGATATTGATCTGGAAGACCACCCAAACATCAAATTCACGGTGCCTAAACTGGGCGAAAAACGCAAATTGCTTGACCTTTCGCAAAAGAATGTGCAGTTCTTTAAAAAGGAAAAGATTGACCAGTACGAGAAACTGAACCCCGAGATCCGCACCGAACGGTTGCTTACGCAGATGATGAAAGATCTGCGCATGAACCAGCTGCCGCGCCATATAGAATGTTTCGATAACTCCAACTTCCAGGGTAAATACCCGGTATCGGCCATTGTGGTATTCAAAGATGGTAAACCCTCCAAAAAGGACTACCGCCATTTTAACGTTAAAACCGTTGAAGGCCCTAACGACTTTGCCACGATGGAAGAAGCCGTACACCGCCGTTACCGCCGCATACTGGATGAAGGAACTGAACTGCCGCAACTGATTGTGATTGACGGAGGCAAAGGCCAGTTATCATCGGCTATGCACAGCCTTAAGTTATTGGGTATAGATAAAAAGGTAACCGTTATAGGTATTGCCAAACGCCTGGAGGAACTTTACTACCCTAACGACCAGTACCCAATGTATCTCGACAAAAAGTCGGAAACGCTTAAAGTGATCCAGCACCTGCGCGATGAGGCACACCGTTTTGGCATTACTTTTCACCGTAAAAAACGCGATAAAGGCACATTGGTAACCGAGCTTGAGCTAATTGAGGGCATAGGCAAAACCACGGCCGAAAAGCTGCTTAAATACTTTAAATCGGTAAAAAAGATCCGCGAAGCTAACGAGGAAATGCTGCTTGAAGTGGTAAACCTTAAACAGGCCAAAGCCATATTGGCGTATTTTAATACAGGAGCAGAAGTTGAACAGCTTTAA